The Flavipsychrobacter sp. genome contains the following window.
CTCGCCCATTAAAGATTCTCCAGAAAGTTTTAGAAGTACGCGTTTGTATTTTGGAAGCATGTGGAACTGATTGATACTGGATGCAAAGAAAGAAAAACTTTCGTTCTTTGACTAGAAAATAAAAGAGAAATTAAGGTTCATTAAAAGAATAAAGCCTCACATTTTGTGAGGCTTTATAAAATTATTCAAAAGGTATTTTAGCAACTTTGGCTTTAATAGCTTTATCTCTAATGATAACAGTTATTTCAGTACCTTCTTCGGCTAGGTCTTTTCGTACATAACCCATGCCTATTGCTTTATTTAGACTAGGAGATTGAGTGCCTGATGTAATATAGCCGATCTCTTCTCCTTCTATACTATTCAGTTTATAACCGTGTCTTGGAATACCCTTGTCAATCATTTCTATACCAACAAGCTTACGTTTGATGCCTTCAGCTTTTTGCGCTATAAAAGTTTCCTTAGATGTAAAGTCGCTTTCTTTCTTCAGCTTAGTGATCCAACCAAGGCCTGCTTCTAAAGGTGAGGTTGTGTCATCTATATCATTGCCGTATAGGCAGAAACCTTTTTCTAAACGTAGTGTATCACGGGCTCCCAGACCTATTGGCTGCATACCCTTAGGGCTACCAACACGGAATACTTCATTCCATATCTTTTCACCTGCACCATTCTCGTCTTCAAAATATATTTCTACTCCACCTGACCCTGTATAGCCAGTAGCACTTACAAGCACATTGTCTACTCCAGCAAACTTTCCTTTTACGAACGTATAGTATTTAAGGTTGGTAATATCCATATCTGTAAGCTCCTGCATATATTCTACAGCTTTTGGACCTTGTACTGCCAATAATCCCGTTTTGTCAGATATGTTGTGCATCTCTACATTATTAGTATTGTGCTTGCTTATCCACTCCCAGTCTTTGTCGATATTAGATGCGTTTACAACCAGCATATATACTTTATTCTGCTCAATACAGTATACTAATAGATCGTCTACAATACCACCCTTGTCGTTTGGTAGGCAAGAGTATTGTGCTTTGCCATCTGTAAGTTTAGAGGCATCATTGCTTGTTACACGTTGTATCAGATCAAGCGCATGTTCTCCCTTAAGGATAAACTCGCCCATATGGCTAACATCAAACACACCTGCATTTTTGCGTACAGTAGCGTGCTCCTCTTTGATGCCAGCATAAGAGATCGGCATATTATATCCTGCAAACTCGGCCATTTTAGCGCCTAGTTCGATGTGTTTATTGGTAAATGGAGTATTTTTCATATTAATAGATTAATGCGGGCAAAGATAATTGAATCTGCTAAAATGTTTCAAATTGTTACGTTTTGTTACAGAATAGATACTTATTGCTCTGTTTTTGAATGTTCTTATTTAGAAAGCCTAATATAAATACAAAAATACGTATAATTATTGTTTTTTAAATATTTTAAATTCCAAATCATTATTCTTGCCTTATGGCAAAATTGCGGTATTTTGTTTCAGAATAGCTAGCAAGTTTAAGAACTGTACTATGTATAAACCTTTATATCGTTTAGGAATCATAGCATATATTATGCTTTTTGTCTTCGCTATATTATGCTACAAAGAGCGAACGGTATTCCTTGATATATCGTTTCTGCTATATAACATCATGAAAACCAGTGAGCTGGCGATACAAGTACATCGTTTTGGTGCTGCCTTTACACAGGTTTTTCCGCTTATTGGCAGAAAGCTAAATATGTCACTCAATAACATCATGATATTGTACTCGGCAGGAGTGGCATTTTACTATTTTGTTTGCTATGTACTGTGTGGTAGAGTGCTAAAGCGCTATGATATTGCAATTGGTCTATTATTGTTC
Protein-coding sequences here:
- the gcvT gene encoding glycine cleavage system aminomethyltransferase GcvT — translated: MKNTPFTNKHIELGAKMAEFAGYNMPISYAGIKEEHATVRKNAGVFDVSHMGEFILKGEHALDLIQRVTSNDASKLTDGKAQYSCLPNDKGGIVDDLLVYCIEQNKVYMLVVNASNIDKDWEWISKHNTNNVEMHNISDKTGLLAVQGPKAVEYMQELTDMDITNLKYYTFVKGKFAGVDNVLVSATGYTGSGGVEIYFEDENGAGEKIWNEVFRVGSPKGMQPIGLGARDTLRLEKGFCLYGNDIDDTTSPLEAGLGWITKLKKESDFTSKETFIAQKAEGIKRKLVGIEMIDKGIPRHGYKLNSIEGEEIGYITSGTQSPSLNKAIGMGYVRKDLAEEGTEITVIIRDKAIKAKVAKIPFE